The Girardinichthys multiradiatus isolate DD_20200921_A chromosome 6, DD_fGirMul_XY1, whole genome shotgun sequence genome window below encodes:
- the vwa5b2 gene encoding von Willebrand factor A domain-containing protein 5B1: MQCSQQIEGFLALKNMVGLRNRSTWEPLLLKASHIKSCANGCSMGITAHLTYANAYTESVEGVFVYPLEEKEVVVGFEATIAGRLVGVHIQNRGKLKDCCLECCPGSVLDGLCGSSQEWSCCCGMSGLDIQCTNGHLILDEDMERTTFIVGCGVIGPMDIVSVIISTTLELPTMENGAIRIVYPKLLTPVVTGQMTTSKIENGGKSEETGPTSCFGATSGKQDRPLDPEQQCSHGLFTSPAVNLAPYELNFQLLVRGACLLAGLESPTHALRADADPSAQSASATYITLAQEHPYDRHIEIILHLSEPHSPLVIIEKGRLSFRQYKEQIGSRRDYIRYTRKDLEPERRLEYIRRRYHKDILCSPVLMLNFCPDLLSEPLELHKATRELLFLIDRSGSMSGTNIHRVKEAMAVALKSLPSGTMLNIVGFGTTIKPLFTSSKLCTDVTLMQAYEYIQRMRADMRGTNLQGALSWLYQQPMQRSYPRQVFIITDGSISNVAKVLELVRRNTCAGRCFGLGLGPRACRRLLQGIAKLTGGTTEFLYDEERFQPKLIKSLKKAFEPVLTDVRIDWYLPENMEALLSPNEIPPLYPGDRLVGYCTLYDMTDFKVKKTECIGRDGRGVHRDSMGSVFTHSNDEPSPPPSSELMPVMIHADRTELEEALREISREISSEFSCAKDTDLGVSPGVELDWSSDIRRRIQQSSYIQEQYVLTHCSLSSERSLQTQGHVHIHASSSDSACGSFLSDAHSSGPALETGSLPQGLERMAPPEPSSLSRWADPPWQQNLSAETPENVAKNNGRLDGGQESRRRQKVLARSTMAARSFSSPQGELEMHRLRRALERVSFDQTLGGRLDESDGETRPPSRGAVSHRSLTDSNGLLFPASPLEWDSLTDPEYLFTASQPEDPPRGQCRSIIHGLLCGKPVSWEVTVDVGHLWPTEDQDITGVNECGIGGEDVGKPWEEIIHHLTARSVIRDFEKLAEKECDTGHGSGKRYRMKAIQTSKHCNIICMYTAFTITDGSTNKSLSESTDALNTGIHTGNRQTSQPSGRRQRIYSAGLGRRRISGEREGAEDTWNFIDAGGYCSMAPVTTGMSCNRSQRSIESKSMESFFSTRFQLGRLRSSISSGKQVPLKSHCLSAETDKQPESETPDYQPLVHLQLASGAFLLTEIYSECVQIPLDRLKRASPYSLHRRSLSPAFRCTSPSAPSLSTSAKPPGAPTIHHVTFSPSSCSLAKPAAPPFHHTPVDNPLILESRLLQRHLSERDPVTSPPDLPSSEEGSLELSIGPSHSQSLGQADSGRGSETDICEGSSAEPADLQGSSQLAHEDLEGSTWATAVALAWLEHRCAGYFMEWELVAAKADFWLRCQMLPEGVDVAGLRGAARQLFLLLRHWDENIKLNMLCYNPNNM; this comes from the exons ATGCAG TGCTCTCAGCAAATTGAAGGTTTTCTGGCACTGAAAAACATGGTTGGACTGAGAAACCGTTCTACGTGGGAACCATTGTTACTAAAGGCCTCCCACATCAAGTCCTGTGCCAATGGCTGCTCCATGGGCATAACTGCACACCTCACATATGCCAATGCTTACACAGAATCTGTGGAAG gtgtgtttgtgtaccCTCTCGAGGAAAAAGAGGTTGTGGTGGGCTTTGAGGCCACGATTGCGGGACGGCTGGTGGGAGTGCATATCCAGAACAGAGGGAAGCTGAAGGACTGCTGTTTGGAGTGCTGCCCTGGATCTGTTCTTGATGGACTCTGCGGGAGCAGCCAGgagtggagctgctgctgcGGGATGTCTGGTCTGGACATACAATGCACCAACG GACACCTGATTTTGGATGAAGACATGGAAAGAACCACCTTCATTGTGGGCTGTGGAGTCATTGGCCCCATGGACATAGTGTCTGTTATCATCAGCACCACACTAGAACTCCCCACTATGGAAAATGGAGCAATCCGCATTGTCTACCCGAAGCTGCTTACTCCGGTGGTGACTGGCCAGATGACCACAAGCAAGATTGAAAATGGGGGAAAGTCAGAGGAAACTGG GCCGACCAGCTGCTTTGGTGCTACCTCAGGAAAACAGGATCGGCCTTTAGACCCTGAGCAGCAGTGCTCTCATGGCCTCTTTACCAGTCCTGCAGTCAACCTGGCACCGTATGAACTCAACTTCCAGCTGCTGGTTAGAGGCGCCTGTCTACTGGCAG GTTTGGAGAGTCCTACACACGCTCTGAGAGCAGACGCAGATCCTAGTGCCCAAAGTGCATCTGCCACCTACATTACTTTGGCTCAGGAGCATCCATATGACAGACACATAGAGATCATTTTACACCTCAGTG AACCTCACAGTCCACTGGTAATCATCGAGAAAGGTCGACTATCCTTCAGACAGTATAAAGAGCAGATCGGCTCTCGCCGTGATTACATTCGATACACCCGCAAAGATTTAGAGCCCGAGAGAAGG CTGGAGTATATTCGGAGACGATACCACAAGGACATTCTCTGCAGCCCTGTCCTCATGCTCAACTTCTGTCCTGACTTACTGTCTGAACCTCTGGAGCTGCACAAAGCTACCAGAGAGTTGCTGTTCCTGATCGATCGCAGCGGCAGTATGAGTGGTACCAACATACATCGCGTGAAG GAAGCCATGGCGGTGGCCCTGAAGAGTCTACCCTCTGGTACGATGCTCAACATAGTTGGCTTTGGGACCACCATCAAGCCTCTGTTTACCTccagcaagctctgcactgat GTAACGCTAATGCAGGCCTATGAGTACATCCAGAGGATGAGAGCAGATATGCGTGGCACCAACCTTCAGGGAGCGCTGTCCTGGCTCTACCAGCAGCCCATGCAGCGTTCATATCCACGGCAGGTCTTTATCATCACTGATGGATCCATCAGCAATGTGGCAAAGGTGCTGGAGTTGGTTCGCAGAAACACATGTGCTGGCAG ATGCTTTGGCCTTGGCCTTGGTCCCCGAGCCTGCAGGAGACTCCTGCAGGGAATTGCCAAACTGACTGGAGGGACTACAGAGTTCCTTTATGATGAAGAGAGATTTCAGCCCAAG CTAATCAAGTCTCTTAAGAAGGCCTTTGAACCTGTCCTGACCGATGTTCGGATTGACTGGTACCTGCCAGAGAACATGGAGGCCCTTCTTTCACCCAATGAAATTCCTCCTCTGTACCCTGGGGATCGACTTGTTGGATACTGCACTCTTTATGACATGACAGACTTCAAAGTAAAGAAAACAGAG TGCATAGGACGGGACGGCAGAGGTGTGCACCGTGACTCCATGGGTTCTGTTTTCACCCATTCAAATGATGAGCCTTCACCTCCACCTTCCTCTGAGCTCATGCCTGTGATGATCCATGCAGACAGAACCGAGCTGGAGGAGGCTCTGAGAGAAATTTCTAGAGAGATTTCATCTGAGTTTTCCTGTGCCAAAGACACTGACCTTGGAGTTAGCCCAG GTGTAGAGCTGGACTGGTCCAGCGATATAAGGCGGAGGATACAGCAGAGCTCCTACATTCAGGAGCAGTACGTTCTCACTCACTGCTCCCTGAGCAGCGAGCGAAGTCTTCAAACACAGGGTCACGTACACATTCATGCCTCAAGCTCTGACTCTGCATGTGGGAGCTTTCTTTCCGACGCCCACTCCTCAGGTCCGGCGTTGGAAACAGGGTCCTTACCACAAGGCCTTGAGAGGATGGCCCCTCCAGAACCATCATCCTTATCTCGCTGGGCAGATCCACCATGGCAACAAAACCTTTCAGCGGAAACTCCTGAAAATGTAGCCAAAAAT AACGGGCGCCTGGATGGAGGCCAAGAGTCTCGAAGGAGACAGAAAGTGTTGGCTCGTTCAACCATGGCAGCGCGGAGTTTTTCATCACCACAGGGGGAACTGGAAATGCATCGCCTCCGAAGAGCTCTTGAGAGGGTCTCCTTTGACCAGACTCTTGGGGGAAGGTTGGATGAAAGTGATGGAGAAACGAGGCCTCCATCAAGAGGTGCGGTTTCCCACAGAAGCCTGACTGACTCCA ACGGACTCCTGTTCCCTGCCTCGCCCCTGGAGTGGGACAGCCTCACTGACCCGGAGTATCTCTTCACCGCTTCCCAGCCTGAAGATCCTCCCCGAGGTCAGTGTCGCTCCATCATTCACGGCCTCCTGTGTGGCAAGCCAGTGTCCTGGGAGGTTACTGTAGACGTAGGGCATCTCTGGCCAACGGAGGACCAGGACATCACAGGGGTCAATGAATGTGGAATTGGTGGGGAAGATGTAGGAAAGCCATGGGAAGAGATCATTCACCACTTGACGGCTCGTTCAGTAATAAGGGACTTTGAAAAACTGGCAGAAAAAGAGTGCGACACTGGACATG gcTCCGGTAAAAGGTATCGTATGAAGGCTATCCAGACAAGCAAGCACTGTAACATCATATGCATGTACACGGCCTTCACCATTACAGATGGCAGCACAAACAAAAGCCTGTCAGAGAGCACAGACGCCCTAAACACAG GGATTCATACAGGGAACAGGCAAACGTCCCAGCCCAGCGGTCGCAGGCAGAGGATCTATTCTGCCGGTTTGGGAAGACGGCGGATCAGCGGAGAAAGGGAAGGGGCAGAAGACACCTGGAACTTTATAG ATGCAGGTGGATACTGTTCCATGGCTCCTGTAACAACAGGGATGTCATGCAATCGCTCGCAGCGATCTATAGAAAGCAAGTCAATGGAGAGCTTCTTTAGTACCAG GTTCCAGCTGGGTCGTCTCAGGTCCTCAATTTCTTCTGGAAAGCAGGTTCCCCTCAAGTCTCACTGTTTATCTGCAGAGACCGACAAACAACCTGAGAGTGAAACTCCAGACTACCAGCCCCTG GTGCATTTACAGCTAGCATCAGGAGCTTTTCTTCTGACGGAGATCTACTCAGAATGTGTCCAAATCCCCCTGGACCGCCTTAAGAGAGCATCACCTTACAGTCTTCACCGACGTAGCCTCAGCCCAGCCTTCCGCTGCACCTCTCCCAGCGCTCCCTCTTTATCCACATCTGCCAAGCCTCCAGGTGCTCCCACTATTCACCATGTCACCTTTTCTCCTTCGTCATGCTCTCTGGCCAAACCAGCTGCTCCTCCTTTCCACCACACTCCAGTCGACAACCCCTTGATTTTGGAGTCAAGGCTACTTCAAAGGCACTTGTCGGAGCGAGACCCTGTCACCTCACCCCCTGACCTCCCGAGCTCCGAGGAGGGTTCCCTAGAGCTGTCTATTGGCCCCTCTCACAGTCAGAGCCTCGGACAAGCAGATAGCGGCCGTGGTTCAGAGACAGATATATGCGAGGGGTCCTCAGCAGAGCCAGCAGACCTTCAGGGCAGCAGCCAGTTGGCCCATGAGGATCTAGAAGGTTCGACCTGGGCCACCGCTGTAGCTCTGGCGTGGCTTGAACACCGATGTGCTGGCTACTTCATGGAGTGGGAGCTGGTGGCAGCAAAAGCAGATTTTTGGCTGCGCTGTCAGATGCTGCCAGAGGGGGTTGATGTCGCAGGGTTAAGAGGAGCAGCCAGGCAGCTGTTTCTGCTGCTGCGCCACTGGGATGAAAACATCAAACTCAATATGCTGTGTTATAACCCCAATAATATGTGA